In Gossypium hirsutum isolate 1008001.06 chromosome D01, Gossypium_hirsutum_v2.1, whole genome shotgun sequence, the genomic window CAATAATATGCAAGAAGGTTGAAGTCAACAAAGATAGCAACCTAAAAGGAAGGAAATCCACATACCAACAATAAAGATTGGCAACGTGAATGTCATCATCAAATCCATGATGAAGACAAAAGAAGAAAATCCAAGTGCAGACAAACAAGTTTTGCAACGTGGAAGCTATCATCAAACCAATGATGATGTAAGCAATGATGGAAGCTACCATGACACAAGCAAGTGATGGAAGCAGCCATTAATTGAAGCATGCAACGTGGAAACAACCAGGTCCATGCAATTAAAGATACAAGAAGACCAATGAGACGTGGAAGCAGCCACATCCATTTGGAAATTGAATCCTTATCAGAAACACTGTTcgggattcaaaatacaattgtaTAGAATTTTTAGAATTCCTCTATAAATAGGGAGGAAAGCTCAATTGTATAGCATATTGTAAATTCCGCATAAACTTTCTTTTAGAATAGTCTTCTCTTTTGTAACCTTTTCATTTTGTTAATAAAGAGTCTATATTCCCTTCCGCTCATACTCTCAACCCTTCCCCCGTGATTTAGGTCTGGTTATTAAAAAATAGGAAAGATTGCGGCTCACAATTTGGTCTGGTTAGGTCTGGTTTTATAAAAATTGACCTATGCCAATAATTCCTTTTCTTTGTCCCATATTAGGACCACCAGTATCAATCAATTTACCAATTTTGAAGACAATTGGTACGATATTATTAGTCTCGTTTCAATTTTTGTATGATTCCTACGTACATATCAGCATGTATAGATTTGTCTTGTTTCGTATTGGCTGGTACCATCCCTTCTTTCTAGATGCAAGATTTTTTTCCCCACTTGTTTGTTTCTTGTATCCACTTCTTAACATTGTTCCGAACAAAAATTGTTCATCAATCTACAACGACATTaatacatatcaaaataaaatgatataatcgATGACCTTAACTTCAGTAAAACGATGTAAGAATCCACTGTAGCAGAGCAATGCTGGGTAGAGAGAGCCTTGAATGCTTGGTAAGTTTGCCAGAACATAGCCAGGCCAAATCATCCATCGCAGCTAtaaaattaagggtaaactacattggTAGTCACCCAAGTatgatcttttttttcttttttgatcactcaagtatgaaaagttataaaacagttaattattcaattattttttttaattgctcAATTATCTGGATTTTTGGGTGCTTCCATTTCTACATTAGCCAACTGTTGGCCATAAAAGACAATTGAATAGTtagatgatcattttgtaatttttcataattgggtgaccaaaaaagaaaaaggaaaccaTAGTTGGGTGATCTGTACTGTAATTTGCCCTAATATTAATAGCTAACTTGCAATATGCATACACGACTGATTCACCATCTCCAAGCCCTTGGTCAAGCTTGACAGCTGAgtatattttacaaatattgCATGAAAAAAAGCTTTGAAATGTGTCATACTACAGTTTTATCCCCACCCTTTTCACCTACAACATTAATTTCTGGTGAAGCAATCATAAATGTCCAATAAGATCGAAGCTTTTGGCATCCCAAGGAAATATCAGTTGTAACCTAGTCAGCATCATCATTCcctcataaaattcataatacaGTTGATTCATAGTCCCCCTTCCCCCCAAGTCCCTTGGTGAAACCCTTTTTTTAGACATGGAAGAACTGAGAATTCAAGAAAGGGATCATGTTGTCAATGGTGATCAACAACATGAATTTGATATCAGAAACAATCCAAACTCACAAACTATATCtgatgtgttaaaatgttgtTTCATCAAATTGTTGGTAGATGGCATGGATATGGTGTTGAAAGATGCAAAATCAAGGAAAATCAATGGCCTTAATTCTTCACTAGAGGAATTTAGTTTCCATTGTAAGGATTCATGGAAACATGAACATGTCAATATATCTATAGGGGGCTATACTGAATTCCTCATGAATTTTCTTACTTTTCCTCCAGTTCTATGATCAAATTGGTGGGGTTTCAACTTAATCTTTTAGTCACCTTTTTCACATTCCCTATATGGTTTTCTTACTTTGCTTTCATGTCTTTGATGTTTCCATTACATGCTGTAAAGAAAATCATTGAGAAAATTGTTCACAATGTTGAATTAAACTAACAAAACTGTTAAAGCCAAAGCAGTGAACTTGGCAACTAAGTCCATTTCAACTCTaaacttgaaaaatgaaaaagtttcaTAAGGTggcattttgttttaaaataattttatgtgaTGACAGGGTACAATCTCATAGTGTTACATCATCAGAAATCTTGATGGAATCCAAGTTTAGGGACCAAAATATACTTAGTTGCCAAATTCAGGTGgcaaagtgaaaaaaaaaggtaCAAGTACGAAAGTGAATCTAATTGCTAAGGTCAGGGAGTGAAAGTTATATTAATCCTTTTTTAACCCAAACGAAAAGATGCTCTACCAACTGGAAAAGGTCAAGTTTTGCTCTTCAAAGCCCAATTTCAAAGCCCGCCCGTCCTACCGTTGCTCGAAAATTGGAAATTTGTAGTGGGGGTTTTTGCAGGAAGCCTTAAACCCAgaaaattgagctgattttttttcccttcttttttgaGGTGATATTTTGTAAGGCTACCTTACTGATAGACAGTAGCAGCTTCAAAGTTCTAGGTAAGCTTTTCTGTTACTAATCTTTCTTTTCAGCTAACTTTCTCGGCTTTGGgttttcttttattcttgtttAATCATGGGGTtcatatttttgtttattatctATCTGGCTTTTTTTTATAGAAccacttatttatttttatttctattgaatTGGGTTTGCTTTAATACTTTCAGAGAATTTtccactttgattttctttcttagAGTGGTAGTTTAGTAAGATACTTTCAGAGAAGGTTCTGCTTTGTTGGGAGGATGTGAAAGGGTAATAAAGATTGAAAATTTGTTAGTCCAATTGATTAACCAACAAAGTAGGAAAGTGATTATGAAATTTAACCATTGGATTGACAAAGTTTCCATTTTTACCTCTTTAAGGGAGAAAAATGGGAGATATGGTGTTAGCTAACATGATGATTTGTATTGATTGTAAAATCACTGCATTGGTTACTGCAATTGTTAGGGATAGGTAAGTAGAGTAAATAAATAATGTTTGGAGGGATGATAATGGAGTGGAGGggaaagagaaggaaaagaaggattttttttcttttcagtccAAGAGATGGaaaatggaagaaaagaaaagatttttgagggtaaaatcataaataaattgaCAAGGTCAATGATTGTTTTCTTTTCCACTGGCTTCCTGTTAATTGAAgggttaaattttgatggagctgaATGGTGCAAAAGCTATCCATTCCCATTACATTGGCTAGCCctgtttttatttctcaaagaGAGAATGGGTTCTGAAATGATTTTCATAATAACATTGATAAATTATTGATTTTAGGCGTTTTTCTTTTTGCATCTTTGATTTTCTCCATGCAGAAAATATTCATGATTTTCCCATTCATTGACATTTTCCCCCATTTCTTTGGTTTGCCTTTTTTCCTCAGACCAATGCTCCAGACACTATCAACAGCGTCATCAttatggaatccatctcagaggAGTGAGTCACTTATCTTCCCCTTTTGTTTCCTTCTGACTCCAATATGAAAGAACAAACTTAACTTCACAATTAATACTGAATTACACCAATGTAATGCAAATTAAACGCCACAAAACATATCTGAAaggaaatataagaaaagtttatGTACTTGTATGACCTCCACTTGGCAGGTGCATGTTTAGAAATCGTGGAATTTCAGAGGTCTCAATTATCATCTCTGAGTCCGTGTCCTTTTTATTTGAAGGTGAACATTCTTTCTGTCAATTCCTATTTCTTTCTTATTTGATTTCCTCTATATGTGATCTTGAAAGTGATTTCCTCTGTTTGTGGATTCCTTTATTTAGTATGAATACTTTCAAATTCCGTAAACAATCAAGTTAGTGGCTTACAAATTAGTCCATACGTCAAATAGATGCTCTACATTTacatgtttatgacatgcttCCCTATCTTGTGGTTATGTTACATGAGACATAACATTTTGTTGATGATACTTAACCATAGATGATAGGCAAGAATTCTCGAGAATgcttcaatttcttttctcacTGATGGCAATATTCTAGAGCAATATTTGTTCCCTTCTATATGCAGTTTGGGAGCAAATCAGTTCAGAAAGGTAGAGCACTTGTTTCAGGAACTTTTCCATATGCCTGTCAGAGGCCTAAACAGTACCCTGCCAGCAAGAAGCCAGGGGAATATCCCCAAAATATGGATCTTCCACCAGTACTGCCTAAGAAAAAGAAGAAACCTTATCCTATTCCTTTCAAAGAGATCCAGAAAGCTGCAAGGAAGGATAAGAAACTTGCTGAGAGGGGTGTAGAGAAGCCACTTCAGCCTCCTAAAAACGGATTACTTGTTCCTGAACTTATTCCTGTCGCATATGAGGTGTTAGATGCATGGAAACTTTTGATTGAAGGTCTTGCACAGCTTTTGCATGTCATTCCTGTTTACGGTTGCAGGTACTTGTATTATAGTTTTAGTTCCGATGTTTCTATTGTCTTGTTTTGAGCTCTGCATGTTTTGAATGGTGTTGGTATcttcaaatattcatttattttagttCTACGCAGTGACTGCTCTGAAGTTCATGTGGCTCATAGTGGTCATAATATTCAGGATTGCAAAGGTCCAAGGAGCTCAAAGCGCCGTGGTTTACATTCATGGGTGAAAGGTTCCATCAATGACATTCTTATCCCCATAGAATCATATCACCTTTATGATCCTTTTGGCCGGCGCATCAAGCATGAAACACGGTTTGACTATGACAGGATTCCTGCTGTTGTAGAGCTATGCATCCAAGCCGGTGTGGACATCCCAGAGTACCCTTCACGACGAAGAACCAATCCCATCAGAATGATCGGAAAGAAAATAATCGATCGTGGCGGATACGTTGAGGAGCCTAAGCCATGGCGTGCAGTGGATCCATCCTCTTCCTCAATTATAGATCTTGACACATGTGGAGCTTGCGAGCGATTTCCACCTCCCTCACCCGAAGATGTACCCATCATTGCACAGGAAACAATGAATGCACATGAGACAGTTCAGACAGGTGTTACGAAGTTGATGAAGAAGTACACGGTGAAGGCATGTGGATATTGCTCGGAAGTCCATGTAGGGCCATGGGGTCACAATGCTAAACTTTGCGGAGAATTTAAGCACCAGTGGAGGGACGGGAAGCATGGTTGGCAGGATGCCACGGTCAGTGAAGTTTTCCCACCAAATTATGTGTGGCATGTTCAAGACCCAAAGGGACCTCCCATGAGAAGTGCATTGAAGAGATATTATGGCAAGGCTCCTGCTGTGGTTGAACTTTGCATGCAAGCTGGAGCTCAAGTACCTCGCAGATATAAACCTATGATGAGGCTTGACATTATAGTCCCTGAAAGTGAGGAGGCCAGCTTAGTTGCATGATCTTCAGGTTTATTGATAATCcatttttggtgctttgtatCTTTTTTAACTTTGTATAATTTGTTCATATTCTTATTCCAATGTACCTAACCAAAGATGAAGAAGCCATATTCATTACTTCATTTTTAGAGGCAGGATCTTGGTCTCCTTGGTTTAGTAAAATTGTCTTTTAACTCCCCTAAAATTTGTAAAGctaataaaatggtaaaatttgtgCTCTGGTCCCCAAAAATTTGCAATTCAAAGGATTTGCCCATTTGGGTTATTGAATTACTCCATTTTCAACACCAGATTGTCAGTGTTGTAATTGATAGAGGCAAATTTTAATGGTTTAAGGAACCTAATTAAACTCAAAGAATGATTCGATGAACCTATGTGATGGCTTGATGGTCAAAGATATTCACTGCCATAGGTGTAGTTCGGGTTCGAGTTACATTAGTTGTGTTTGTTGTTTGGGTTTTGTCCTAGTTGCATTTGTTGTTTGGGTTTTGCCCTGTaattgtaattcaccaaaaagaGATTCgatattcaatttgatcctatttaaagtaaaaataattgaagagtttaaattattattacataatcaatataattattttaaataaattaattctttTCTCAAAAAGAAGAGAATTACTACACCGACTATAAAAGCTTATATAAACGAACCCTTCGTCTCAATTCTTACATTATCTCCAATGGCTTCTAAATCCTTCTCCTTTGCCTTCCTTCTGCTCTTTTTCTTGTGCACCTTCGCCGCCGCTGAACCTTGCGACAACCACCGATTTCGTGGAGGCAAAACCTTTGCCTCGTGCATCGACTTACCCTCCTTGAATTGCTCACTTCATTGGAACTTCCATTCATTGACTCAAACCGTCGATGTTGCCTTGAGGCAAAACAGTGTTGATCAAAAAACAAGATGGATGTCATGGGCTATTAATCCTCACTCGAAAGGTATGGTGGGTTCACAAGCTTTGGTTGCCTTTCAAAAAGATGATGGAACCATGGTAACTTATACTTCACCTATAACAAGCTACGCAACTCAGCTTCAAAAGGGTGACCTTAGTTTCCCCGTTAATGGAGTTTCCTCGATTCTTGAAGGTAACGAGATGATCATGTTTGCAACTTTGGCATTGCCTGCAAACACTACAACCGTGAACCACCTTTGGCAAGAAGGACCCTTAGTTGGAAATGTCCCTAGGATGCACCCTTTGTCTGGTCCCAATATGGGTTCAATGGGGACCTTGGATTTTCTCGCAGGCAAGCTTGTTGTAGACAAAACAAGTTCAAGAAACCAATGGAAGGTAGTTCATGGAATTTTATGCACATTAGGATGGGGTTTTCTAATGCCTGTTGGAGCTTCAATAGCAAGGCATGGGAAGCAATGGCCAGGCACTGCTTGGTTTCGTGCTCATGTTTTTTCTCAATGCTCGGCTTTTTTGATAGGTTTGGCTGGTGGGATCATTGGTGTTTTGCTTTGGCTTGGGGCACTTGGAGCTAGAATTGGAGGAGGAATCCATCAATATATAGGGATTACCCTTCTTGGTCTCGGTGCAATTCAAGGGATCGTAGGGTATTGCAGGCCACATAAAGAAGATAAGAAGAGAGTCTACTTCAATATTTTTCATTGCTCATTGGGATATGGTACCATTGGCTTAAGCATTGCGAATGTATTCTTGGGGTTTCATATGGTACATTTGATGATCAAGACTTGGCCTCAAGTGACATACATTGCTGCAATCTCATTGCTGGGAACCATTAGTCTTATTTTAGAAGGAGTCGGTTGTTGGAGGAGGACCACCGTGCGACGTGAAATAGCCGCCGAGGAAACACTTTAAGCTTTCACCTTGGTTTCTTTTTGAGGTTTTTATGTTCCATTTTAGTTCTTCTTTAAGATCATTTTTTTGGCTACATATGTGTATGGTTGATCATATGCTTTGAAGCATTAGTAACTATTAGTTGGAACTTGGAAGTTTAAaggttttggattttttttttcaagctaAGGTTTTTTGAGCAATGGTCGGattgaattttataattcaaataaataataaattagtgCAAATACTATTTTGGTccctattaattttgaaaataaataaattagcctctttcaacaaaaattataaaaagattagTCCATAatattatacaaatatatatataaatacatgtgaTATTAAAGGCTAGTCCTAAATGAAAAAGAGAACCTAATAtctcaaatattttataataaattattttaaagtttattttatataatcctaattaattttttttcaaaaatgataattcaccaattttttttttaaattacatgtTAAAGACTTTTATATGcttatgaaataatttaattcaaaaaaattttcaaatgaaaatattttataaatttttcatacgcataaacaaattttgacatataaatttataaaaaaattatatttgaaaaaaaataaaagcaagctcttataaattataatagaatTTATCATCTCTCGTGACAAGAGCATTATGTTATAAATATAAGAGTTTAGGTTTGATCCTAAGCAATCTCATTTCCCTCCCCGTattatcaaaaaagaaaaacttttatataatctttattgtgattatataaaattaatatgtgtaatt contains:
- the LOC107955791 gene encoding cytochrome b561 and DOMON domain-containing protein At5g47530, translating into MASKSFSFAFLLLFFLCTFAAAEPCDNHRFRGGKTFASCIDLPSLNCSLHWNFHSLTQTVDVALRQNSVDQKTRWMSWAINPHSKGMVGSQALVAFQKDDGTMVTYTSPITSYATQLQKGDLSFPVNGVSSILEGNEMIMFATLALPANTTTVNHLWQEGPLVGNVPRMHPLSGPNMGSMGTLDFLAGKLVVDKTSSRNQWKVVHGILCTLGWGFLMPVGASIARHGKQWPGTAWFRAHVFSQCSAFLIGLAGGIIGVLLWLGALGARIGGGIHQYIGITLLGLGAIQGIVGYCRPHKEDKKRVYFNIFHCSLGYGTIGLSIANVFLGFHMVHLMIKTWPQVTYIAAISLLGTISLILEGVGCWRRTTVRREIAAEETL
- the LOC107952853 gene encoding APO protein 1, chloroplastic; translated protein: MLQTLSTASSLWNPSQRSACLEIVEFQRSQLSSLSPCPFYLKFGSKSVQKGRALVSGTFPYACQRPKQYPASKKPGEYPQNMDLPPVLPKKKKKPYPIPFKEIQKAARKDKKLAERGVEKPLQPPKNGLLVPELIPVAYEVLDAWKLLIEGLAQLLHVIPVYGCSDCSEVHVAHSGHNIQDCKGPRSSKRRGLHSWVKGSINDILIPIESYHLYDPFGRRIKHETRFDYDRIPAVVELCIQAGVDIPEYPSRRRTNPIRMIGKKIIDRGGYVEEPKPWRAVDPSSSSIIDLDTCGACERFPPPSPEDVPIIAQETMNAHETVQTGVTKLMKKYTVKACGYCSEVHVGPWGHNAKLCGEFKHQWRDGKHGWQDATVSEVFPPNYVWHVQDPKGPPMRSALKRYYGKAPAVVELCMQAGAQVPRRYKPMMRLDIIVPESEEASLVA